One window of Pseudomonadota bacterium genomic DNA carries:
- a CDS encoding acyl-CoA thioesterase II: protein MNLEDLKKLLDLEPLEDLLFRGESWDVGGRMVFGGQVLAQALMAAGRTVPAERHAHSLHAYFLRPGAMDQPIVFRVETPRDGRSFTTRHVAAIQRGRPIFQLSASFQIDETGLDHQSPTPQVPDPATLTRTTPPRRSRPFDFRRISPSEQTSQDARPNEQQLWLKTRGELEENRLLHQCVLAYVSDFHLLSTALLPHGLTFQAPGVRGASLDHAMWFHRPFRADDWLLYSMESPNATGGRGLAHGRFYDTNGQLVASASQEGLLRYQNPAPESDK from the coding sequence ATGAATCTGGAAGATCTCAAAAAACTGCTTGATCTCGAACCACTGGAAGACCTTCTCTTCCGCGGCGAGAGCTGGGACGTGGGGGGGCGTATGGTTTTCGGTGGCCAAGTGCTGGCTCAAGCGCTGATGGCCGCCGGCCGAACGGTTCCCGCAGAGCGCCATGCTCATTCCCTACACGCTTATTTTCTTCGACCCGGCGCCATGGATCAGCCCATCGTTTTTCGGGTCGAAACTCCGCGCGACGGCCGAAGTTTCACCACGCGTCACGTGGCGGCGATCCAACGCGGCCGCCCCATCTTTCAACTGTCTGCATCATTTCAAATCGACGAAACCGGACTGGATCATCAATCCCCCACGCCGCAGGTTCCCGATCCCGCCACACTCACGCGCACGACCCCACCGCGGCGGTCTCGACCGTTCGACTTCAGACGCATATCGCCTTCGGAGCAAACCTCACAAGACGCTAGACCGAACGAGCAGCAACTGTGGCTCAAAACCCGGGGCGAACTGGAGGAAAACCGCCTGCTGCACCAGTGCGTGCTGGCTTATGTATCGGATTTCCATCTGCTGAGCACTGCGCTATTGCCCCACGGACTGACGTTCCAAGCACCCGGTGTACGCGGTGCGAGCCTGGACCATGCCATGTGGTTCCACCGACCGTTTCGGGCCGACGACTGGCTCCTATACAGCATGGAAAGCCCCAATGCCACCGGCGGGCGTGGCTTGGCGCACGGCCGGTTTTACGACACCAACGGCCAACTGGTCGCCTCTGCCAGTCAGGAAGGCCTTTTGCGATACCAAAACCCGGCTCCTGAAAGCGACAAATAA
- a CDS encoding S9 family peptidase — MNRPRPPIARVQPERREAHGHARVDPYAWLENPDDPAVMAYLEAENAYTEHELARLRPIREGLYREFVARLEEDDQSVPVVVDDYAYYSRVERGRDHPIHCRRFRDGAEEVILDVNAWASDAPYFDIADWAVSPDHRYLAWTEDRDGSETFMLRIKDLNSGALLEEVITPVHGDLIWAEDSRTVLYTVDDAARRPWRVFRHRIGESTVADRLVLEEPDGACHLSLGQTKDRRYLLIESASHTSSCTYLLDACDPAAELRLFLPRRTGVEYQVESHEGCFLLLTNLRVDNFELLRTPPEVRPPLAWDGVSDWPALVSGDASVKLEGLDVFRRFLALSVRESGSAKVRVYDFGDRQWHTVEFPEPLSTVDTVDNPDYESNQLRLEYESWLTPYSVYDYDPTRRLATLLKQQRVGSGYDSSRYECRRVWVQAADAVRVPVSLMARRDVLASGPAPTVLYGYGSYGASLDPEFSLTRPSLLERGVVYAVAHVRGGGELGEAWHHAGRLAAKENTFGDFAAAAKGLVEAGITRADALAISGGSAGGLLVGAAINRWPERFCAAVAEVPFVDVLASMMDPGQALTIIEYEEWGNPANLNDYRTMLSYAPLDNVRRGAYPSLLVTTGFQDIRVPYWQAAKWVARLRACQTGEGVLLLKTDMDVGHAGVAGRYPMLREVADVYAFLLDALGCVHAAEDETTRIKVTGQG, encoded by the coding sequence GTGAACCGGCCTCGTCCTCCCATCGCGCGCGTGCAACCCGAGCGCCGAGAGGCCCACGGTCACGCCAGGGTCGATCCCTACGCCTGGTTGGAGAATCCGGACGATCCGGCGGTGATGGCGTATCTGGAGGCGGAGAACGCCTATACCGAGCACGAGCTCGCACGCCTGAGACCGATCCGCGAGGGATTGTATCGGGAGTTCGTGGCGCGCCTGGAAGAAGACGATCAGTCTGTTCCGGTGGTGGTGGACGACTACGCCTATTACAGCCGCGTGGAGCGGGGGCGAGATCACCCCATTCATTGCCGTCGTTTCCGGGATGGAGCGGAAGAGGTCATTCTCGATGTCAACGCCTGGGCGTCCGACGCCCCCTATTTTGATATCGCCGACTGGGCCGTGAGTCCCGATCACCGGTATCTGGCGTGGACCGAAGATCGTGACGGCTCCGAGACGTTTATGCTCCGAATCAAAGATCTCAACTCCGGTGCGCTTCTGGAGGAGGTGATCACGCCTGTTCACGGCGATCTGATCTGGGCTGAGGACAGCCGGACGGTGCTCTATACGGTGGATGATGCGGCCCGCCGGCCATGGCGGGTATTTCGGCACCGTATTGGTGAGTCTACAGTCGCCGATCGGTTGGTCCTTGAAGAGCCGGATGGTGCGTGCCATTTGTCCCTCGGACAGACCAAAGATCGCCGCTATCTTCTGATCGAATCGGCCAGCCACACCAGCTCCTGCACTTATCTATTGGACGCGTGCGATCCGGCCGCCGAGCTTCGGCTTTTTCTGCCCCGACGCACCGGTGTGGAATATCAGGTGGAGTCCCACGAGGGATGTTTTCTACTGCTCACCAACTTGCGCGTGGACAATTTTGAACTGCTTCGCACCCCGCCGGAGGTTCGCCCGCCGCTGGCCTGGGATGGTGTGTCGGACTGGCCGGCTTTGGTCTCGGGTGATGCATCGGTCAAGCTGGAAGGGCTGGACGTATTTCGCAGGTTCTTGGCACTTTCCGTTCGCGAATCGGGGTCGGCTAAGGTTCGCGTTTATGATTTCGGTGACCGCCAGTGGCATACCGTTGAGTTTCCCGAACCCTTGTCCACCGTGGATACGGTGGACAATCCGGACTATGAATCGAATCAGCTACGCTTGGAGTATGAATCCTGGCTGACGCCGTATTCGGTCTACGATTACGATCCGACGCGCCGGCTCGCCACCTTGTTGAAGCAACAACGAGTCGGCAGCGGTTACGATTCCAGCCGCTACGAGTGCCGGCGGGTATGGGTTCAAGCAGCCGACGCCGTTCGGGTTCCGGTTTCGTTGATGGCCCGGCGAGACGTCCTGGCGTCCGGTCCGGCGCCCACGGTGCTTTATGGCTACGGCAGCTACGGCGCGAGCCTGGATCCCGAGTTTTCCTTGACTCGGCCGAGCCTGTTGGAGCGCGGGGTGGTGTACGCGGTGGCTCACGTCCGCGGTGGTGGGGAGCTGGGGGAAGCATGGCACCATGCCGGGCGTTTGGCTGCGAAAGAGAACACATTTGGCGATTTCGCCGCGGCGGCCAAAGGATTGGTCGAAGCGGGCATCACCCGTGCCGATGCCCTGGCGATATCCGGGGGCAGTGCGGGCGGCTTGCTGGTGGGCGCCGCGATCAATCGCTGGCCGGAGCGGTTCTGTGCGGCCGTGGCCGAGGTGCCGTTTGTTGATGTGCTGGCCAGTATGATGGATCCCGGCCAAGCACTGACGATCATCGAGTACGAGGAATGGGGTAATCCGGCGAATTTAAACGACTACCGCACCATGCTGTCCTATGCGCCGTTGGACAATGTTCGCCGCGGAGCTTATCCCTCCTTGTTGGTGACCACCGGCTTTCAGGATATTCGCGTGCCCTATTGGCAGGCCGCCAAATGGGTGGCTCGTCTGAGGGCGTGCCAAACGGGTGAGGGCGTTTTGCTTCTGAAGACCGATATGGACGTGGGCCACGCCGGGGTAGCTGGACGTTACCCTATGCTGCGGGAAGTGGCCGACGTTTATGCATTTTTACTGGACGCCCTGGGTTGCGTACACGCGGCGGAAGACGAAACCACTCGAATCAAGGTGACGGGTCAAGGTTAG
- a CDS encoding DUF2905 domain-containing protein yields MQKTLILIGVVLVLVGLAWPAIRRSGLGRLPGDFVFSGEHFSFYFPLTTSILVSLALTLLFWLFNR; encoded by the coding sequence ATGCAGAAAACACTCATTCTGATCGGCGTGGTGTTGGTGCTCGTGGGGCTGGCTTGGCCAGCGATTCGGCGGTCGGGACTTGGCCGATTGCCGGGCGATTTCGTCTTTAGCGGAGAGCATTTCAGCTTCTATTTCCCGTTAACGACCTCCATTTTGGTGAGTCTTGCGCTTACCTTGTTGTTCTGGTTGTTTAATCGTTGA
- a CDS encoding peroxiredoxin: MAKTTIEVGQTAPDFTLPTQDGATVTLSSFRDKCPVVVYFYPKDDTPGCTVEACTFRDQYEDFREAGAEIIGISADSPDSHQRFASKHSLPFILASDEQGTVRKAYGVSKTLGLLPGRATFIIDKGGIVRHTFSSQLRAKQHVAEALETLKSLST; encoded by the coding sequence ATGGCGAAAACCACCATTGAGGTCGGCCAGACGGCCCCGGATTTCACGCTTCCGACCCAAGACGGGGCCACCGTCACCCTATCGAGCTTCCGGGACAAGTGTCCGGTGGTCGTGTATTTCTACCCGAAAGACGACACGCCAGGCTGCACGGTTGAGGCCTGTACCTTTCGTGATCAATATGAAGATTTTCGAGAAGCCGGCGCCGAGATCATTGGCATTAGCGCCGACTCGCCGGATTCCCACCAACGCTTCGCGTCCAAACACAGTTTGCCGTTCATCTTGGCAAGTGACGAGCAGGGCACCGTTCGCAAAGCTTACGGCGTTTCGAAAACACTCGGGCTTTTACCTGGGCGGGCAACGTTCATCATCGACAAAGGCGGTATCGTCCGCCATACATTCTCCTCACAATTGCGAGCCAAACAACACGTGGCCGAAGCACTGGAAACACTGAAGTCACTATCCACTTAA